The Seriola aureovittata isolate HTS-2021-v1 ecotype China chromosome 3, ASM2101889v1, whole genome shotgun sequence genome includes a region encoding these proteins:
- the LOC130166237 gene encoding zinc finger protein 335-like isoform X2, with the protein MSPVTSSCVDLLTPEYRRAHLSAQEHTAQAAMADCVGFQAQIASIIEILANSAVVEICKLVDDGYAALRSQMEQERQKSEKENDVLRQKLRDMDVKMRSYERKMRRRSQREEITAAHFRPPEGPDDHRPLVPLPARSEDKSLHQISKGETKVLPLVKQEKVERDDCNLDLKVEVNIMAECGLSTALEPSEEPPPSDILDTGISSIHPTPSPTNASMDLTCKPRAKRKSTKPPGGLTVGSRGFLAPEAACRDLRASHTDGTLKPEVQTDDTVEEELPPSQLPVASDEPSPERLSGLGLDLAWMQERVSHLGAAYAVAQLGLGNTDTGHSSASFPPQGGGDSLDPPTVLFTGGAHEMAAFAASFDMAAAAAAAAAVVAAPPPPPPPPPPPSAPSATTTSQRRPYRSATAAKDPAVCAVCGRVFPSTAALELHQRVHTGERPYTCPHCGKGFAQPNNLRVHLLIHTGERRYRCTLCGKSFISSSHLKRHRTVHTQEKPYSCSRCGQSFSQMCSVRRHRQQSQCGL; encoded by the exons ATGTCTCCAGTCACATCCAGCTGCGTGGATCTGCTGACACCCGAGTACCGCCGCGCACATCTGTCCGCGCAGGAGCACACAGCCCAGGCGGCGATGGCGGACTGTGTCGGCTTCCAGGCGCAGATCGCCTCGATCATAGAGATCCTGGCCAATTCCGCGGTGGTGGAGATCTGCAAACTGGTAGACGATGGCTACGCGGCGCTGCGCTCCCAGATGGAGCAGGAGCGGCAGAAGAGCGAGAAGGAGAACGATGTTCTGCGGCAGAAGCTGCGAGACATGGATGTGAAGATGAGGAGCTacgagaggaagatgaggaggcgCAGTCAGCGGGAGGAGATCACCGCCGCTCACTTCAGGCCACCCGAAG GACCTGATGACCATCGGCCTCTGGTGCCTCTTCCTGCCAGGTCTGAAGACAAATCTCTCCATCAGATTTCAAAG GGCGAGACCAAGGTGTTGCCTCTGGTGAAGCAGGAGAAAGTGGAGAGAGACGACTGCAACTTGGACCTGAAGGTGGAAGTGAACATCATGGCTGAGTGCGGCCTGTCCACAG CCCTAGAGCCCAGTGAAGAGCCCCCCCCCAGTGATATTCTTGACACTGGTATTTCCTCCAtacaccccaccccctcccctacCAACGCCTCCATGGACCTGACCTGCAAGCCTCGAGCCAAACGTAAATCCACCAAGCCTCCGGGCGGTTTGACCGTTGGCAGCAGGGGATTCCTGGCCCCTGAAGCCGCTTGCAGGGACCTCAGAGCAAGCCATACAGACGGCACTCTGAAGCCAGAGGTCCAGACGGATGACACCGTAGAAGAAgaactccctccctcccagctgCCTGTGGCGTCAGATGAGCCCAGCCCAGAGCGCCTCAGCGGCCTGGGCCTGGACCTGGCCTGGATGCAGGAGCGGGTCAGCCATCTTGGAGCAGCATATGCAGTCGCTCAGCTGGGTTTGGGGAACACAGACACTGGACACTCGtctgcctccttccctccccagggaggaggagacagtCTTGATCCTCCCACCGTGCTCTTCACTGGTGGAGCTCATGAAATGGCTGCTTTTGCCGCCTCCTTTGACATggctgccgccgctgccgctgctgctgctgtcgtggctgcaccacctccaccacctcctcctccccctcccccatcaGCTCCCTCTGCCACCACGACCAGCCAGCGGCGGCCTTACAGGAGCGCCACCGCCGCTAAAGACCCTGCTGTGTGCGCCGTGTGCGGCCGTGTCTTCCCAAGCACAGCAGCTCTGGAGCTGCACCAGCGGGTGCACACCGGGGAGAGGCCCTACACCTGCCCCCACTGTGGAAAAGGTTTCGCCCAGCCCAACAACCTGCGGGTCCACCTCCTCATCCACACTGGAGAGAGGCGGTACCGATGCACGCTGTGCGGGAAGAGCTTCATCTCATCCAGCCACCTTAAGAGACACCGCACAGTCCACACACAGGAGAAGCCCTACAGCTGCTCGCGCTGCGGACAGTCCTTCAGCCAGATGTGCAGTGTCCGCAGACACCGGCAGCAGTCCCAGTGCGGCCTGTAG
- the LOC130166237 gene encoding zinc finger protein 335-like isoform X1, with product MSPVTSSCVDLLTPEYRRAHLSAQEHTAQAAMADCVGFQAQIASIIEILANSAVVEICKLVDDGYAALRSQMEQERQKSEKENDVLRQKLRDMDVKMRSYERKMRRRSQREEITAAHFRPPEGPDDHRPLVPLPARSEDKSLHQISKQGETKVLPLVKQEKVERDDCNLDLKVEVNIMAECGLSTALEPSEEPPPSDILDTGISSIHPTPSPTNASMDLTCKPRAKRKSTKPPGGLTVGSRGFLAPEAACRDLRASHTDGTLKPEVQTDDTVEEELPPSQLPVASDEPSPERLSGLGLDLAWMQERVSHLGAAYAVAQLGLGNTDTGHSSASFPPQGGGDSLDPPTVLFTGGAHEMAAFAASFDMAAAAAAAAAVVAAPPPPPPPPPPPSAPSATTTSQRRPYRSATAAKDPAVCAVCGRVFPSTAALELHQRVHTGERPYTCPHCGKGFAQPNNLRVHLLIHTGERRYRCTLCGKSFISSSHLKRHRTVHTQEKPYSCSRCGQSFSQMCSVRRHRQQSQCGL from the exons ATGTCTCCAGTCACATCCAGCTGCGTGGATCTGCTGACACCCGAGTACCGCCGCGCACATCTGTCCGCGCAGGAGCACACAGCCCAGGCGGCGATGGCGGACTGTGTCGGCTTCCAGGCGCAGATCGCCTCGATCATAGAGATCCTGGCCAATTCCGCGGTGGTGGAGATCTGCAAACTGGTAGACGATGGCTACGCGGCGCTGCGCTCCCAGATGGAGCAGGAGCGGCAGAAGAGCGAGAAGGAGAACGATGTTCTGCGGCAGAAGCTGCGAGACATGGATGTGAAGATGAGGAGCTacgagaggaagatgaggaggcgCAGTCAGCGGGAGGAGATCACCGCCGCTCACTTCAGGCCACCCGAAG GACCTGATGACCATCGGCCTCTGGTGCCTCTTCCTGCCAGGTCTGAAGACAAATCTCTCCATCAGATTTCAAAG CAGGGCGAGACCAAGGTGTTGCCTCTGGTGAAGCAGGAGAAAGTGGAGAGAGACGACTGCAACTTGGACCTGAAGGTGGAAGTGAACATCATGGCTGAGTGCGGCCTGTCCACAG CCCTAGAGCCCAGTGAAGAGCCCCCCCCCAGTGATATTCTTGACACTGGTATTTCCTCCAtacaccccaccccctcccctacCAACGCCTCCATGGACCTGACCTGCAAGCCTCGAGCCAAACGTAAATCCACCAAGCCTCCGGGCGGTTTGACCGTTGGCAGCAGGGGATTCCTGGCCCCTGAAGCCGCTTGCAGGGACCTCAGAGCAAGCCATACAGACGGCACTCTGAAGCCAGAGGTCCAGACGGATGACACCGTAGAAGAAgaactccctccctcccagctgCCTGTGGCGTCAGATGAGCCCAGCCCAGAGCGCCTCAGCGGCCTGGGCCTGGACCTGGCCTGGATGCAGGAGCGGGTCAGCCATCTTGGAGCAGCATATGCAGTCGCTCAGCTGGGTTTGGGGAACACAGACACTGGACACTCGtctgcctccttccctccccagggaggaggagacagtCTTGATCCTCCCACCGTGCTCTTCACTGGTGGAGCTCATGAAATGGCTGCTTTTGCCGCCTCCTTTGACATggctgccgccgctgccgctgctgctgctgtcgtggctgcaccacctccaccacctcctcctccccctcccccatcaGCTCCCTCTGCCACCACGACCAGCCAGCGGCGGCCTTACAGGAGCGCCACCGCCGCTAAAGACCCTGCTGTGTGCGCCGTGTGCGGCCGTGTCTTCCCAAGCACAGCAGCTCTGGAGCTGCACCAGCGGGTGCACACCGGGGAGAGGCCCTACACCTGCCCCCACTGTGGAAAAGGTTTCGCCCAGCCCAACAACCTGCGGGTCCACCTCCTCATCCACACTGGAGAGAGGCGGTACCGATGCACGCTGTGCGGGAAGAGCTTCATCTCATCCAGCCACCTTAAGAGACACCGCACAGTCCACACACAGGAGAAGCCCTACAGCTGCTCGCGCTGCGGACAGTCCTTCAGCCAGATGTGCAGTGTCCGCAGACACCGGCAGCAGTCCCAGTGCGGCCTGTAG